AGGCAGGGGCTGGAGGCCGCCAGACAGGAACTGGAAGCCGCTCGCAACACCATCACGTCCATCGTGCGCGACAACTACGCCGTCATCAAGGCCGCCGAGAGCAGCATGAACTTGTATACGAAGTCGCTTGGGCCTCGCAGCCACCAGGATTACGACCTAGCCATGGCCCGCTACGCCGCCGGTGGCGGCGACGCCCTGACCGTGCTCACCCGACTCAAGAACCTCTTTGACTACGAAGTCGACTACTGGACCCGGGCCGTGGACAAACAAAAGGCCGCAGCCAAATTGGAAGCCCTGCTCGGGCTGGCCCAACACGCCGAACAGACGGGCAAAACCGCAAATCACGCGCCCTAGCCGCCCCCAACCCCCGGAGAATGCCCTATGCGACGCGTCTCCTTGGCCTTGTCTCTGACTCTGCTTCTGGCCGCACCAGCCTTGGCCATTGCCCAAGCCGACCATACCGGCCATGCCGCGCCGGCCCAAGCGCCGGCCACCCCGACCACATCGGGGCATGAAGGCCATGCCCCGACAGCGTCGCCTCCGGCCCCGCCCCGGCCAACCAGTCCGTCCATGCCCGGCATGCCGGGTATGCCAGCCCAGCCGCAATCCCCACAGCCGGCCCCCCAGGCCGGGCCGCCCACCATCAGCATCGGCCCAGACATTATGCGGGCCATGGGCGTGCGCACGACGCCGGTGGCCAGACAGCCCTTGCAGCGCGTCATCCGGGCCACCGGCCGGGTGGAGTTCGACGAACGCCTTCTGGCCACGGTGACGACCAAGATCGAGGGATGGGTGGAGAAACTCAATGCCGACTATACCGGCAAGCCGGTCAAGAAGGGCGAGGTGCTGGCCTCCATATACAGCCCGGAGGTCATGGCCGTGCAGTTTGAGTATCTGCGTCTGCTCGACTGGGCCGCCAAGACCTCGGCCACGTCCGGAACCGCCGACACGGGACTGGACCTCGGCGGCAAGGACGCGGCAGCTTTGCTTGCCGCCGCCAGGGAGCGCTTCAAGCTTTTCGACGTGGGTGACGCCTTCATCCGGCAACTGGAAAAAAACCGACACCCCACTCGTGATTTTCCTGTGGTGAGCCCCATAAACGGCTTCGTGGTCCGCAAGATGGTGGTTGCCGGGACTAAAGTCGCGCCCGGCGAAAAGTTGTTTGATCTAGCCGATCTGTCCACGGTGTGGGTCATCGCCGAGGTCTACGAATACGAGCTGCCCTGGGTCCAGCCGGGACGCAACGCCGTGGTCCGCTTAAGCAACGCCCCGGACGCACAGTACCCGGCCGTGGTGGACTACATCTACCCCACCCTCTCGGAGGAAACCCGCACGGCCAAGGTCCGTTTCGTGCTCAAAAATTCCGGCGACGTGCTGCGACCGGGCATGTACGCCCGGGCCGACATCGATATTGATCTCGGCGAGCGCTTGGTTGTTCCCCGCGAGGCCATCATCGACACGGGCGAGCGGCAAGTGGTCTACGCGGAAGTTCGCCCCGGCGCGTTCGAGTTGCGGGAGGTCAAGATCGGTGCCGAAGCCAGCGGCATGGTCGAGATCGCCGCCGGGCTCAAGGAAGGGGAAAAAGTCGCGACCGCAGCCGCCTTCCTCATCGATTCCGAGACCAGGCTCAAGGGCGGGGGCGCTACCGGCGGGCACCAACACTAAGCGAGAACAAATTTTATGCTTATCGCCAAAATCATTAACGCCAGCGCCAAGAACGCCTTTCTGGTCATCCTGGCCACAGCCCTGCTCGTCCTGTGGGGCGTGTGGGCGCTTCGGTCCACGCCCCTGGACGCCATCCCGGACTTAAGCGACCCACAAGTCATCGTCTACACCGAATGGCCGGGTCGAAGCCCCAACCTGGTGGAGGACCAGGTCACCTATCCCATCGTCACCACCCTGCTGGCCGCCCCCAAAGTCCAGGCCGTGCGCGGCTATTCCTTTTTCGGCAGTTCGTTTATCTACGTGATCTTCCAAGAAGGCACGGACATTTACTGGGGCCGAAGCCGCGTTCTGGAATATCTGCAATCGGTCAAAAGCAAGATACCGGCCGATGTCACGCCCCAACTCGGCCCGGATGCCACCAGCCTCGGCTGGGGATTCTCCTACGCCCTGGAGGATCCGGACAACCGCTATGACCTGGGGCAACTGCGCTCACTACAGGATTGGAACCTCAAGCTGGCCCTGGAAAGCGTCCCCGGCGTGTCCCAGGTAGCCAGCGTCGGAGGCTACGTCAAGCAATACCAGATCACCGTGGACCCCAACCGCCTGCAAGGCTACGGCATCCCCCTGACCAAGGTCCTGGAGGCGGTAAAAAAAAGCAACAACGAGGTTGAAGGCCGGGTTCTGGAGTTCACCGGCATCGAATACATGGTGCGCGGCAAGGGCTATATAACGAGCGTCAAGGACATCGAGGATATCCCTGTGGGGGTGAGCCCCCGGGGCACGCCTGTCTACGTCCGGGACGTGGGCAGCGTGCGGATTGGGCCGGAAATACGGCGCGGAGCCGCCGACCTCGACGGCAAGGGCGAGGTCGTGGGCGGCATCGTGGTGGTGCGCTTCGGCGAGAACGTCCTGTCGGTCATTGAGCGGGTCAAGGAGAAAATCGAAAAAGATATCAAACCGAGCCTGCCCGAAGGGGTACGCGTCGTGCCCACCTACGACCGCTCGGACCTGATCGAGCGGTCCATCGATACGCTGACCGAAGAGATTGTGAAGCTCACCATTGCCGTCTCAGTGGTGTGCATCGTTTTTCTCTTTCACCTGCCAAGCGCCCTGGTGGTCATCCTCACCCTGCCCGTGGCCATCCTCATCTCGTTTATCTGCATGTACTACCTGGGCGTGACGTCTAACATCATGAGCTTGTCCGGCATCGCCATCGCCATCGGAGCCATGGTGGACGCCTCCATCATCATGGTGGAAAACGCGCACAAGCGACTGGAAGAATGGGAAGAGTCGGGCCGCCAGGGGCCCCGCGCAACGGTCATTGTGGCTGCGGCCGCCGAGGTCGGGCCGTCACTGTTTTTTTCGCTGCTGGTCATCACTCTGGGGTTCCTGCCGGTTTTCACGCTTCAGGCCCAGGCCGGCCGGCTGTTCAAACCCCTGGCCTTCACCAAAACTTTCGCCATGCTGTTTTCCTCGTTTCTGGCCGTGACCCTGACGCCCGTGCTCATGACCATACTCATCCGAGGCAAAATCCGGCCGGAAGAGAAAAATCCCATCAGTCACGTCCTGCGCCTGATGTATACGCCGTTCGCCCATTTAGCCCTGCGTTTTAAAAAGACGCTTCTGGTTCTGGCCCTGATGGTCCTGGTCGCCACGGCCATTCCCTTTTCGCGGCTGGGCACGGAGTTCATGCCGCCGCTTTACGAGGGCACGCTTTTTTACATGCCCGCGACCATGCCCGGCGCTTCCATTGGCGAGGCCACAAAGCTCTTGCAGTACCAGGACGCCATGCTCAAGACCATTCCGGAAGTCGACCAGGTCTTCGGCAAGGCCGGCCGGGCAGAAACGGCCACAGACCCGGCCCCCATCGAAATGTTTGAAACCGTCATCAACCTCAAGCCCGAATCCCAGTGGCGGCCGGGCATGACCGTGGAAAAGATCAAGGCCGAGATGGATCAAAAACTGACCATGCCCGGCGTGGTCAACGCCTTCACCATGCCCATCAAAGCCCGCATCGACATGCTCTCCACCGGTATCCGCACCCCGGTCGGGGTCAAGATTCTCGGGTCGAACCTGAACACTATCGATCACATCGGCCTGGAAATCGAGCAGGCCATTCGCGGCGTGCCCAACACCCGCAGCGTCTATGCCGAACGCGTGACCACCGGCTATTTCCTGGATTTCAGCGTCAATCGGGAGAAGGCCGCCCGCTACGGCCTGACCGTGGGCGACGTGCAGGAGGTCATCCAATCGGCCGTGGGCGGCATGAACCTGACCACCACAGTGGAAGGCCGCGAGCGCTATCCGGTCAATGTCCGCTATCCCCGGGAGCTTCGCGACAGCCTGGAAAAGCTGCGCCGGGTCTTGGTCCCTGTAATGATGCCCGCCGGCAGGCGGCCAACCGAACCTGATCGCGGTGGCTTCGAAATCCCCCCGCCCTTAGGGGCCTTAGCCACGGCCACGGGAACCGTGAATATTCCCCTGGCCGAACTGGCCGATATCCAGGTGACCAAGGGACCGACCGTCATCAAAAGCGAGGCGGGGATGCTCGTCTCCTATGTCTACGTGGACTTTGCCGGCACGGACGTCGGAACGTATGTGGACGGGGCCAAGAAAGCCGTGTCCGCCATCGAAATCCCCAATGGCTATCGGCTGGGGTGGAGCGGCGAATACGAATACCTCGTGGCCACCCATGAACGCTTGAAAATGGTTATCCCACTCACAGCTGCCCTCATCTTCATCCTGATCTATTTAAACACAGGTTCGGTGGCCAGCACCTTGATCGTCCTTTTGGCCGTGCCCTTTTCCCTGGTGGGCTCGTTCTGGTTTCTCTATCTTTTGGGCTACAACATGAGCATCGCTGTGTGGATCGGACTCATCGCCCTGGCTGGCCTTGATGCCGAGACCGGCGTGGTCATGTTGCTCTATCTTGAGTTGGCCTACGCCAAATGGCAGAAAGAGGGCCGGTTGAACAGCCGCAAAGACCTGGAGGACTCGATCCTGTACGGCGCAATCAAGCGCATTCGACCCAAGATCATGACCGTGACGGTCATCCTGGCTGGACTCGTGCCCATCATGTTCAGCCATGGGACCGGCTCGGACGTGATGAAGCGCATCGCGGCTCCCATGGTCGGCGGCGTCATCACCTCCACCATTCTGGAACTGCTGCTTTATCCGGCCATCTTCGCCTTATGGAAGGGCCACAGGCTGAAGAAAGAGTAAAAAACCAAAGGGATATCTTTAACCTCCAAAAAACAAGAATGATTCTAAACAATTTAACCGGGTTGAGTCTTACATGACAAACCAGCCCAGCGAGGAGAAAACCATGTCCAAATCTATCCGCCGTTACGCGCTGGCCGTTACCCTTGGCATCTGCCTGACCATGCCCTTGAAGGCCTTTTCCGCTGGCCAGGAAACCCCTGCCACACCCCACACTGGTGGTGACACGACGATGCATTCCGATAACAATATGACGAAAGGTGCCGGCATGATGATGCATGGTGCCGACATGATGATGAAAAACGATGAAAAAACGATGACGGAAGGCCACGCCATGATGATGGAGGGCCACACCATGATGAAGGAAACAAAAATGATGGACATGGCTGGCAAGAAAATGATGGAAAGTGCCGACATGATGAAAGAGGGCGGAGGTATGATGATGGAAAAGAATGAAGCAATGAAAATGAAAGGCAAGGACATGATGATGAAAGGCATGGGTATGATGAAGGAAGGTCAATCCATGATGCACCAATAGCCAGATCCTCTTTCAAATACTCACGAAAGGCGGGGAGTTGTGAAACTCCCCGCCTTTTGTTCCAACATTCAGACCTCGACCGATTCCTTGGAAGACGATCCCTCGGCAAGTTTTCGCAGGCGCTCTTCAAGTTCCCCGGCGAGATCGATCATGGATATCTGACTTGAAGTGTCCTGTCCGGAAGAACCCCGAAGGATGACGATCC
The nucleotide sequence above comes from Desulfovibrio sp. TomC. Encoded proteins:
- a CDS encoding efflux RND transporter periplasmic adaptor subunit; translated protein: MRRVSLALSLTLLLAAPALAIAQADHTGHAAPAQAPATPTTSGHEGHAPTASPPAPPRPTSPSMPGMPGMPAQPQSPQPAPQAGPPTISIGPDIMRAMGVRTTPVARQPLQRVIRATGRVEFDERLLATVTTKIEGWVEKLNADYTGKPVKKGEVLASIYSPEVMAVQFEYLRLLDWAAKTSATSGTADTGLDLGGKDAAALLAAARERFKLFDVGDAFIRQLEKNRHPTRDFPVVSPINGFVVRKMVVAGTKVAPGEKLFDLADLSTVWVIAEVYEYELPWVQPGRNAVVRLSNAPDAQYPAVVDYIYPTLSEETRTAKVRFVLKNSGDVLRPGMYARADIDIDLGERLVVPREAIIDTGERQVVYAEVRPGAFELREVKIGAEASGMVEIAAGLKEGEKVATAAAFLIDSETRLKGGGATGGHQH
- a CDS encoding efflux RND transporter permease subunit, which encodes MLIAKIINASAKNAFLVILATALLVLWGVWALRSTPLDAIPDLSDPQVIVYTEWPGRSPNLVEDQVTYPIVTTLLAAPKVQAVRGYSFFGSSFIYVIFQEGTDIYWGRSRVLEYLQSVKSKIPADVTPQLGPDATSLGWGFSYALEDPDNRYDLGQLRSLQDWNLKLALESVPGVSQVASVGGYVKQYQITVDPNRLQGYGIPLTKVLEAVKKSNNEVEGRVLEFTGIEYMVRGKGYITSVKDIEDIPVGVSPRGTPVYVRDVGSVRIGPEIRRGAADLDGKGEVVGGIVVVRFGENVLSVIERVKEKIEKDIKPSLPEGVRVVPTYDRSDLIERSIDTLTEEIVKLTIAVSVVCIVFLFHLPSALVVILTLPVAILISFICMYYLGVTSNIMSLSGIAIAIGAMVDASIIMVENAHKRLEEWEESGRQGPRATVIVAAAAEVGPSLFFSLLVITLGFLPVFTLQAQAGRLFKPLAFTKTFAMLFSSFLAVTLTPVLMTILIRGKIRPEEKNPISHVLRLMYTPFAHLALRFKKTLLVLALMVLVATAIPFSRLGTEFMPPLYEGTLFYMPATMPGASIGEATKLLQYQDAMLKTIPEVDQVFGKAGRAETATDPAPIEMFETVINLKPESQWRPGMTVEKIKAEMDQKLTMPGVVNAFTMPIKARIDMLSTGIRTPVGVKILGSNLNTIDHIGLEIEQAIRGVPNTRSVYAERVTTGYFLDFSVNREKAARYGLTVGDVQEVIQSAVGGMNLTTTVEGRERYPVNVRYPRELRDSLEKLRRVLVPVMMPAGRRPTEPDRGGFEIPPPLGALATATGTVNIPLAELADIQVTKGPTVIKSEAGMLVSYVYVDFAGTDVGTYVDGAKKAVSAIEIPNGYRLGWSGEYEYLVATHERLKMVIPLTAALIFILIYLNTGSVASTLIVLLAVPFSLVGSFWFLYLLGYNMSIAVWIGLIALAGLDAETGVVMLLYLELAYAKWQKEGRLNSRKDLEDSILYGAIKRIRPKIMTVTVILAGLVPIMFSHGTGSDVMKRIAAPMVGGVITSTILELLLYPAIFALWKGHRLKKE